One region of Zingiber officinale cultivar Zhangliang chromosome 7B, Zo_v1.1, whole genome shotgun sequence genomic DNA includes:
- the LOC122006917 gene encoding filament-like plant protein 3 codes for MDRRSWLWRRKSSEKSPGETESSGSVSSQSERYSDDQEATKASPNDTSTSHAQSPEVASNTCDSEVDETVKRLTQKLSAALLNISAKEELVKQHAKVAEDAVSGWEQAEAEVVTLKQQLETAVEKNTSLEDRINQLERTLEERVSQRHRFREDQEGKVHDLATDKGCKWESEKHEFEKQLAETKPHLDAAKIELKALDHGLQARLETVEKENTALKSEVHSLFKDLHVLLLERELSNKAAETASKQHLESIKKITKLEAECRRLHHINYKLSSTSDPKVIGSSICVESFTDSKSDSGDRLTCVDIELGCSDSWASALIAELDQFKGEKPTSKNIDASDEIELMDDFLEMERLVALPETDPGIIQLEDNSCQVINDNLHIKNEIKDHKLIELEEKVEKLEHEKEEMRIALAESHRQLEVSCNLLMEAENKIVEMQTKMDLSNELKARTVVDLEGMWKELETQLELSYSENRKLYEEVSLLEGRLKADRVMSAEYQAELEIAVVARQELDSQLKSAHQEVGTLNEKIGVLECHLKEGRALSSELEAKVNALEATNKALETRLDHANSEVGKIKKKVNFWELKADEETKLSAEYAIKLEAAEAAIMKLELDLESAKEFANKIEATEAAKLSVEIQLELAHLEVQKLSDKASFLERRVDEERALSAEYAAQCHKFEGEFLRISREADLYRTSRSNREFKIKQERELVVAAGKLEECQKTIASLNRQLKSLTTLDADILEAEMLEHRVSIQDHDGSNAFNGFLCNNPLEVVGSYKFSNGSEKGSVESSSASLLSSASSPNSSAITRTLLSRSRSTTC; via the exons ATGGACCGCCGGAGTTGGTTGTGGAGGCGCAAGTCATCAGAGAAGAGCCCCGGTGAGACAGAGAGTTCGGGATCGGTATCCTCTCAGTCCGAAAGATACTCAGATGACCAG GAAGCGACGAAGGCTTCTCCAAATGATACTTCAACTAGCCATGCACAATCACCAGAGGTTGCATCCAACACTTGTGATTCTGAAGTTGATGAAACTGTGAAGAGATTGACCCAGAAACTATCGGCTGCTCTTCTCAACATCAGTGCCAAAGAGGAACTTGTCAAGCAGCATGCTAAAGTTGCAGAAGATGCTGTCTCAG GCTGGGAACAGGCTGAAGCTGAGGTTGTAACACTCAAGCAGCAGCTTGAAACTGCCGTCGAAAAGAACACTTCCCTTGAAGATAGAATTAACCAACTTGAAAGGACTCTCGAGGAACGTGTCAGCCAACGCCATCGATTCAGGGAGGACCAAGAGGGTAAAGTTCATGATTTGGCCACCGATAAGGGATGCAAGTGGGAATCTGAGAAGCACGAATTTGAAAAACAACTTGCGGAAACCAAACCACATCTTGATGCTGCAAAAATTGAATTGAAAGCACTTGATCATGGACTTCAGGCACGACTAGAAACTGTTGAGAAAGAAAACACAGCTCTGAAGAGTGAAGTCCATTCACTGTTCAaagatctccatgttttattacTAGAGAGGGAGCTAAGTAACAAAGCAGCTGAGACGGCTAGTAAGCAACACTTGGAGAGCATAAAGAAGATCACCAAACTTGAAGCCGAATGTCGTCGGCTACACCATATAAATTATAAGCTATCATCCACCAGTGATCCCAAagtaattggaagctcaatctgtgTGGAATCTTTCACAGATAGTAAATCAGATAGCGGAGATAGGTTGACTTGTGTAGATATTGAACTTGGATGCTCAGATTCATGGGCATCTGCTTTAATTGCTGAGCTTGATCAGTTTAAGGGTGAGAAACCAACTTCAAAAAATATTGATGCTTCTGACGAGATTGAGCTTATGGATGATTTTCTTGAGATGGAGAGACTCGTTGCCTTGCCTGAGACAGATCCTGGGATCATTCAGCTGGAAGACAACTCCTGCCAGGTTATTAACGACAATTTGCATATCAAAAATGAAATCAAGGACCATAAATTGATTGAGTTAGAAGAGAAGGTTGAGAAGCTTGAACATGAGAAAGAAGAAATGAGGATAGCTCTGGCAGAATCACATCGCCAGCTCGAGGTCTCTTGCAATCTGCTGATGGAAGCCGAAAATAAAATAGTTGAAATGCAGACAAAGATGGACTTGTCCAATGAATTGAAAGCGAGGACAGTTGTGGATTTGGAGGGTATGTGGAAGGAGCTCGAGACTCAGCTAGAGTTATCATACTCGGAAAATAGAAAGCTTTATGAGGAGGTATCTTTATTAGAAGGAAGGCTCAAGGCTGATCGAGTCATGTCTGCTGAATATCAAGCTGAATTAGAGATTGCTGTGGTTGCTCGACAGGAATTGGATTCCCAGCTGAAGTCAGCTCATCAAGAAGTTGGTACTCTCAATGAAAAAATTGGAGTCTTGGAATGCCACTTAAAGGAGGGAAGGGCACTGTCTTCAGAATTAGAAGCAAAAGTCAATGCTTTAGAAGCAACAAATAAGGCATTGGAAACTCGGCTTGATCATGCAAATTCAGAAGTTGGGAAGATAAAGAAGAAGGTTAATTTCTGGGAATTGAAAGCTGACGAGGAGACTAAATTATCTGCAGAATATGCAATTAAACTAGAAGCTGCAGAGGCAGCAATTATGAAACTGGAACTTGATCTCGAGTCAGCTAAGGAATTTGCTAATAAAATAGAGGCTACAGAGGCAGCAAAACTGTCGGTGGAAATTCAGCTTGAATTAGCACATTTAGAAGTTCAGAAGCTGAGTGATAAGGCGAGTTTTCTAGAAAGGAGAGTAGACGAGGAGAGAGCACTGTCTGCAGAATATGCAGCTCAGTGTCATAAATTTGAAGGTGAGTTCTTAAGGATTAGCCGAGAAGCTGATCTTTATAGAACTTCAAGATCCAATcgagaatttaaaattaaacag GAAAGAGAACTTGTTGTGGCTGCTGGAAAATTGGAAGAATGTCAGAAGACGATAGCCTCTCTAAATCGACAGTTGAAATCGTTGACGACTTTGGATGCTGACATCCTTGAAGCTGAGATGCTAGAACACCGTGTAAGCATTCAAGATCACGATGGTAGTAATGCATTCAATGGGTTCCTTTGCAATAATCCATTGGAGGTAGTAGGAAGTTACAAATTTTCAAACGGCAGCGAGAAAGGTTCGGTAGAGTCTTCTTCAGCATCTTTGCTTTCTTCTGCTTCTTCCCCTAATTCATCTGCAATTACTAGAACATTATTATCTCGTAGTAGGAGTACCACTTGTTAG